The DNA sequence AGGGCGGGGGTGGAGGCAGCGAGGCCAGTGGGGAGCTCGGCCGCACAGGAAATGATGTTTCGCCGCGGGTCGAGGGCGGCTCTGAAACCACACTGCCCTCCTTGTTTCGCCCCAACACTCAGCaggtttttttattttctctttaaagACTTTTTGTATATATGTTTTTAGAGAAGGTGACCAGGTAGGGAGGATCGCCCCCTCGCTATCAACATTATCTCCCCAACTATGCTGCCTACTtttgaagagaaagagatggaaccTCCGGAGGACAATTCCACCCACACGCCTTTTCAATTTCGTACATTTTTGTGAAGTCACGAGAACCAAAGAAACTGTTGGTCAGCACAGCATCTCCCCCTGCCGCCTACGCACCTATCACAGATCACCCCTGGGGCAGAGGTGTGTCCCACCCACAATGAGACCACCCAATCAGTGCTCAGGCATATATCCAAAGCACAGTACCAAGGGCCACAGAGGAAATCCCCCTACTGTTCAACCCCTGTGCAACATGAGATCCCGAGAAGATGAATGACATGAATATCTCCCTGAGAGGAGTCCTGGAAACAATAAAACACTCCTTAAAAAGCTCTACCACCCACAACAGCTCTATGCTACACTTTCTTTATTGTCTCTGAATGATCAGATGTCTCTTGTTGAATGGCTGCCATGGGAAGTCCCCTACCTAGAGCATTCAGAAATGTAACATCTTGTTTCCGTGATCAAAATGTTAGCAATAGTTTACAATGTATCAGCTGGACACTTCTAAAGCATTATAAAACATGACAAATTGCTCTGTTTTGATGACTTAAATATAATGTCAATGCATCTAACAGGGGTGAACAACAGGGGTGAACAAATCTTCAATTCACATGGTTGTCAAGTGGCCAACAACCTTCTCAAAAGTGTTTACCCAGGTGCACGTTTTGCTTGTCCACCTGTGGTATGTGGATATATTTAGCTTCATGTGTAAGCATTTATTTTCCCCATTCATTCTTTTGTTTACATTAAATGGCCAGGCACAGAATGTCCAGGCACATAAAAATCCATTTCTGGATAATCAGGCATCAATTATgcaaaataaatattcaaaatgttctGGATTATGTATACTTTCAAGTCTAATCATGCTATGCGTATAGCAGCTCATTGCAGCCAAACTATGGAGGTATTACATAAACCTGGAGTGAGGAAGTACCACCGACACTCATTTCAAAGCTAACTCTCCAAATCCAGACTCTCATGCACCAAACACTTGGCTTTTTAAAGGCAGCCCAACAGCCAATAGACTAACTGGTATAAttcacttccagtgaattatgctaagctaatgGTATCAGACTGGGTTAttgccactgatctataaagaacccTTCTTTATAGAACAGTGGTTATTGCACGCACGAGAAGGGTATGTATCCTCTTGTCTAACTTTGGGGTAGACGGAAATTAAGCTAATTTCACAAAAaggtgtgttcctttaagaaaGAATGCCATTTACAAAGCAGGATTCTACGAGAACGGCGAGAGCGTATACTCATAAGGTGTGGTTCCTCTGAACGCGATGAaggtccatgtgtgtatgtgctgtgcgTACCGTGTAGGACTCGACGAGGACCGTGGTCTCCAGGGCCAGTTTCTGCTCCTGCTCGATGTTGTAGCCCACGTAGCACAGCTTCTCCTTCATCATGCGCACCGTTTCAAAGTCAGCCGAGTGGTTGAAGGCATAGCCCCTCAGCAACAGCAGCTGCATGTGCACCACGGCAAGAAACATACACTCAGTCAAAATACATTCATGAACAAGTGGACATACTTCCCTACatacagtggtgtagtctagttagctggagtgggtatactgtgatcaaccccaaatgttaatacatTTCCTTGCATATTtgaagtgggtatactgagatggtgatgcttttaaaatgggtatactgcgtagtcctgcgtatcatgtagactacaccactgcctatatactgtatgcacatgagCCAAAATGTATTGAACATTCACTTAACGAATGTACCTTCCCGCTGAAATGCAGCTGAACCAAAGTCTGTAACtacacagactacacacacacaccttgatgaGGTAGCGAGTGATGTCACGCCCTGCAATGTCTAGTCGCCTGGTCagatggggaagagagaaacCTTCATAAACCGGACAGATGTGTGTGACTCCATCACCCGAATCCACGACCACCCCAGTGAgaagacctgcacacacaagcacacaaccaTCATGGAATCAGGAATGAAGATTGCATACATTTTCTTGTAGgaaagagattaaaaaaaatctggaaGTGAATCTAGCACCAATGGTTCATGAATAATATCTGATCATAATGAAACCTAGCTGAAAAGTTATCCTATTAtatttaattaattcaacttaaaaacacaaatattatgcagcaaaattatttatatttatttatctatactTTCTATCCTACCTTGAGCATAAAGAGTGAGCACAGCCTGGATTGCGATGTAAACACCACCAAACTGATATGTCTCAAACATCACCTGCACAAAGGACAAAGACAATACAAAAAGTTACAATTGCACAGAAAGGATAACACTCCACAGAGGAAAAGGTCAATTGGCATGGTCAAAACATGActtatacactactcacaaaacgTTAGGaatatctggctttcgggtgaaaattaaagtttcagtacagaaagcactgaaacactgaactgctggacatgcacattcaaaaatCTAGAGAAGGTCACACTAAGTTCAGctgtaaaggttatagtggattttaggttcatcctgaaatttcacccaGAAGTCAAATATCTCTGACTTTTTGTAAATAGTACAAATCATGAAACTAATATACTCAGTAGTTTGCatggttgtgtgggtgtgcataaTCAAAGAGACCAGAGAGGTAAACTGACAGAGAGGACCGACAATGTGAAGGTGATACGCAGGTCACAACGAGATCCTATCAGCTGTCGTCAGGAGCTGTTCAGTCAGGCACTCCTGAATCATTGACTATTTCAGAGTCACCAGGGCTTGTGTgaaagcatgagtgtgtgtgtgattcacaagctaaatacacacacacacacacacacacacacacacacaggagacactACCAACACAGGCCTTTTCATTCATGAAACTTTTTCACAAGAATGGCACACAGGCTCCAGACATGAAGGTCAGTTACTAGGAATACAATGTACCAATTTTATTCATAGATTTACAGAATTGACCAATGACCgtagttgttgtttttaaatatgTTATGCTATACGACAGAGATGTGTCATGATGGATGCTCAAGGTCAGTCAAATGTGAACTGATCAAAAAAGTATTCTTCTAAAATAAAGGTATCTGCTGAAGAATAAAATGTGCATCCTTGAGGCCAACAAAACAAGACGACCATCAACAAATCTCATCTCTTGTAAATCGTATCCTTTTCAAttcaaaatacatattttattgTACGAGTAAAGCATTTACTCTCTGTACTACTGAGGGCACTAGAAAACCATATGCTGCCCAGAAAATTCAATCTGATGTTCGCGAAGCGCAGATGGGCGGGTTGGTACGTGCCATTGCTAAGGAACACCAAGCATCTGTGCCGACTCCTTGAGCACACATGGGCAGCAGCTACAACGGGCGGGCAGTCTGACCATTGTTTTGAATTGTTTTGAACTCTTTTGAACTCCATAGTCGGGCACTCACTCAGTGGACAACTCATATTGAgctgattaaaaaaatattgagTCTGTCAGAAGTAGCAGGGAAAAGTGTGTCAGAGTAGAAAAACGCAAGTCATCAAGGCTACGTCAAAAAAAAGGAGTTCACATACGCAGACGACTGAATTCACTCACCTCAATGATCTTCTCCCTGTTCTTAGTGGGGTTCATGGGCGGCTCGGTGAGCAGGATCTTGCAGTTGCGCGACTCGATGTTGAGCTTCTCGGGGCCAAACGTGTAGTCCCAGAGGTGGCGCATGTCGTCCCAGTTGCGCACGATGCCGTTCTCCATGGGGTAGTTGACCTCCAGCATGGAGCGCAGCTCGCTCGCCTCGTCCCCCACCATCAGGTCCTGAgagaggtgaaaggtcaaagGGTATCGTGTGAGAAAGAGGCAATGGTCACGTGTGACTATTAAGATATCTCCCATGGTGCTTTGAAAACTAACAATGTTCCCGTACCAGCAGAGGGAGAAGTTTGTTAAAttgtctttctcactttcttttcAAAGTCAGTTTATCTCCATAAAATAGGCCATTAGAAACTTTTATATCCGTTGTTGCTGGTGTGAGAGTTGCAGGGACAAAACTAGGAGCACATCAACTAGTTTCTCTTCTTCCCATTCTGGTGTGATTGCAATGATACAACTCAAGCCTCCATTTTGGCTCAAAACGAGCAAAGGCAAGCTGCACAGCCAGAATGATGGGATGAATGAACGCACATATACCGCAGAAATGTTTCACTAGAACCAGCCAGTTATCCAGCATGCACAAGACAAAAAATCCCATGCATCCAGTTTGTATTAGTCACCGTCAgtcacactgaaaaaaaatatgGCTTCTAGCCATTCATTCCATTATCTGTCTACAATGAGGTCAGTTTTTGAGACATCAAGTGACAGGTTTCATAACTGCTCATGTGAGACCATTACCTACATCGTGCGGCATTGACCTCATTAGGATAAATCTCTGTTGCCGTCGTATGAAACTCTGCATGGGCGGGCAGTACCACCATGCCACCTCCCTCTCATCCGGTGCTGCATGCCTTAGTTTTCACCGGGAAAAGAAgggtgcacagtgtgtgtgtgctttggcacTGATGAAGCCCTAGTCTGGGCGGACCATGTGTTTCCAATGAAGAGCTTCTGTCCTTAAAATGCAGCCGTCTGATCAACTTCCTGTGTGCTCCGCTTGTGCATTCAAACTCATCTGCACTGCCGCTGACTGTTTCTGCATGGCAGCAAAGGGAATCCTTCCTAAACACTCTTCGGCAGCAACTTCACGCAGTATTTATACTTTCAAGTAAGAAAGTATGAataaatactgtaaacaaactACTTAGAGACAATAACATTTAATGctcaaaaatatatacttaaacttaaacttaaacttaaGAGACTTAAACTCACTGCATGAACGCCAATGCAAACCTGAGGTCATACAGATCAGAAATTAAATTGGGAAACTGACCACATATAACAGAAGTGAAATTTGTGAGGAGGAACAGTCCCATGAGATCCTGCCTTTACAGTTGATTCAAGGGGAAATAAATAGCTTTGTCTGTCTGGGaaatatttgtctgtctgtgaaatATTTGGGTAATGATGAATAATCAGACACTAAACAACTATGAAGATTTCTCCATTAAGCTTTTAAAAGCCAGATTGGACTTCTCTCAATTCCAATAAAGAAGCGGAGAAGTACATAGACAGAACAGGAAGGAAAAATGTTCACGTAACCCCATATGCTAATGTGTCATATTTAGCCACATATCTATCTATGGCCCAGAGAAAGGGGAACTACTGCAGTGACATTTGAGGCAAGTCAGGTCTTAAGCTCAAAAATACAAGTACATGACTGACTTCTGAGGCACACAAAAGGAATATCTACCTTAAACCTATTTTGATTTTAATGTCCAACGGTTAATGACCATGGCTTTTAGATGAAAGTTAGATAAAAACGACACAGAGTGTTAGGATCAAATTAACAGTCAATCCCTCTCCCCTGAACATGAGGGGGGAGATGTAAGAACTGTTGACGACTGGACCCAGAAAAGCAAACAGCAGTCAAATATACCTCTAAAGCACTAAACAATGTTCAAAGAATTCAAACAAAATGCAGCAAGTACATGAAACACAAACCAACGCTTCAGTAGGAAAGAGACGGCACTTTGGTCAGAATTTTGTCATTAACAAAAACAGCACAGCATCACACATCCCCTGAACAGGCAGTTTGGGCAGGGAGGCACGCCACGGTACAGCAAACTTACCATCTTCTTATTACTCTATCTCAacatgggaggagaggaagaaggagagagagagagagagagagagaatagagatgaGGGACATTCCAAGACAGACTGACAGGTGAGAGACACCTCGGGGTATCATAAGCTGGATTTCCATTCAGCTCATTCCCATAGTCAATTGTGGTCGTGACAGTTCATCTCAAGAAATGCACATCAGCATGTGTTATGTGTGCTATGCGAATGAAAAAAAATGGACAATCTCCTAATCAAGGAACACATTCTGAACAGCTGTGAGATCAAAACGAAAGGTCATCAGGGCAACGCTTATGGAAACACCAAGATAAAAATGCAACAAATGCAAAACCGTTTCCATCCACTTTATATCGCATTATACCTATGCAAATCCAGAGTTACCCCTTTGTGTAGAGAAGCAATTTCTTATGGGCATCAGAATTGAAAGTGTTTACGGTCAGGATTTCTTATTCAAATGGTCAAAATGTGCATTAAGAAGTTCTTTGGAAACCCAGTAAAGCGAACGTCAAAACAGCTGAAGGAGTGTGTGAAAggcagagcaagagagtgagagagtgtgtgtgtgagaagagagatCAATTTTGTTCCTGAGTGGTGCCTGGGGAGTCTGGGCTGGATTCCCTCGGGAGCATTTGAGAGAGAGCACAGTCTGCGAGCACGCTATGGCTGTTTTCCAGAGGTGATGTTCTGCGTGGGGACGGGACGTGGTGATGAAGCAGAGGTGGGCCCTTACCTTGATCTCAATGTTGCCCACTTTGGCTGTGGAGCGGATGATAGGCCTGCCCACCAGCGCTGGGAAGATGTGCTCAGGGAAGTTGGACCCTGCATAGCCGCACTTCACAAACTAAGGGAGGagaacggagaggagaggacagtggcagagagagaaggtgattAACAGAGGCTCCAGAAACCAACAGAAGTAGGTCTGGTCGGACACTGCACAGACCTACTTTAACTTGACCTGAGTGCAAAGTAAACTTTAGGCAGTACTCTATTGCATATTAACATAAACTCACTTTCAGCAATATAAACAAGACATTCTTGTCACCCCAAACATGTTCTTGCCGTACATGTTATTGTGAGCCGCAGATATTTGGGCTATGCTCACAAGTATACCTAAACAGTTTAAATTATTAAGGCATACCGGATGTACCCCAGAACGCTCCTTTCAAGAAAACATGGTCTGAAGCAGTGCTGAACATTACCACATCATAGTGTAGCCACATATGGGGCTGTGTGATGTGGGAAAATGTAGTGAGGAAATGCtaacctacaaacacacaaacctcagCAGAGGTGGCAAATTACCTGCCGTGTCTCGGCACAAGAAGCCACCCGTTTGCTTTGCTAGCTTTGAACAAATCTCCACCACACATCCTCTCACAAGGCCCAAACTTCCGATGAGTCGTTTTAGCACTGGCCCAGCTCTCTGGCCCCAGCCTAGGCGGCGGTGTGGTTTTCTAAAAACAGCTGATCTCACTTCCCTCTGACTCACTGGCCTGAGAGAGCAGCTTCTGTGCGCCAGACGAGGCAGTggtggcagcggcagcagcagcgtttCCACTGAGCACGCTCAGCCAACAGGCCAGTGCTGTGCTGAGACAGACTCACTGAGGTTTTTGTCTTGCCATGCCAAAATAAGAACCACAAGACCAGCTGATGTAAGGATTTGACCATTTGACCTAGGCTACCAAGTAGATATTTAATTAAATTGTCTGAGAGTGGAAATAATCAGTTTTCCCCACAGTTGTGCTTATGTTATTAGGGTATAGAATGAACATCTGAGCTCAAG is a window from the Sardina pilchardus chromosome 18, fSarPil1.1, whole genome shotgun sequence genome containing:
- the LOC134064312 gene encoding actin-related protein 2-B translates to MDSQGRKVVVCDNGTGFVKCGYAGSNFPEHIFPALVGRPIIRSTAKVGNIEIKDLMVGDEASELRSMLEVNYPMENGIVRNWDDMRHLWDYTFGPEKLNIESRNCKILLTEPPMNPTKNREKIIEVMFETYQFGGVYIAIQAVLTLYAQGLLTGVVVDSGDGVTHICPVYEGFSLPHLTRRLDIAGRDITRYLIKLLLLRGYAFNHSADFETVRMMKEKLCYVGYNIEQEQKLALETTVLVESYTLPDGRVIKVGGERFEAPEALFQPHLINVEGVGVAELLFNTIQAADIDTRAEFYKHIVLSGGSTMYPGLPSRLERELKQLYLERVLKGDVEKLSKFKIRIEDPPRRKHMVFLGGAVLADIMKDKDNFWLTREEYEEKGVRVLEKLGVTVR